In Desulfovibrio sp. TomC, the sequence AGCCCAACGGCAGATTTTCCTTGATACGCGTCATGGCCGCGTCCAAATTCTGCCCGAACTCCTGGATGTTGGCTCCCTTGGCCATGACCACGCCCAAGGCGATGCCAGGTTTGCCTTCATTGCGGACGGTAAAGGTCGGCGGATCCTGCGGTCCGCGTCGCAGTGCGGCGATGTCCCCCAGCCGAAATACCTTGCCGTTGCTTTGGACAGGCACTTCCGCCAACGCTTCGGTCCCCTTGAGGGCGCCGTCCACGCGCAGGTAGATCGTGTCGGCAGCCGTCTCCATGTCGCCGGACGGCGTCACGATATTTTGCTTGGCGATCGAGTTAAAGACCGTCTGGGCCGTAATTCCCAGCGTCGCCAGCTTGGCATGGTTGAGTTCCACGAAGATGCACTCGGCCTGTTCGCCGTAAAACCGCACTTTAGTCACGGCTGGCACGTGAAGCAGCGTCTGCCGAATGCGTTCGGCCTCATCCTTCAGTTCACGCTGCGTAAGGTCCTGGCCGGTGAGGACATAGAGCAGCGAGTCCACATCGCCAAACTCGTCATTGAAAAACGGACCGAGAACCCCGGCAGGAAGGTTGAGCTTGATATCACCCACGCGTTTGCGGACTTGATAAAAGCACTCCTTCACTTGGGACGGTGGCATGGAATCCACGAGGTTGAGCTGCATGACCACGCTTCCCGGCCGGGAGTAGGTTTTCACCTTGTCGAAGTAAGGAACCTCCTGGAGTTTTTTCTCGATGGGATCAGCCACCAGACGCTGCATCTCATCGGCCGTGGCTCCGGGCCACAGCGCGCTGATGATCATGATTTTTACGGTGAAATCGGGATCCTCGGCCCTGCCGAGTTGCAGATAGGACGATATGCCCGACAGGGAGACGAGAAGAATGAGAAACAAGGTGAGCGGGCGGTGGGTGACGGCCCACTCGGACAGGTTGAAGCCTTTCACCGGACGTCTCCCTGCGGCGCATCGGCAAGCCGAACACGCATGCCCTCGTCGAGTTTCTGGACGCCGGAAGTGACAATGATATCGCCGTTGGCAAGTTGGCCGTGCACAAAGGCGTCACGTTCCGAGTAGCGGTCCACCGTGACCGACCGGAATTTGAGCTCTCCGCTTTGGGGGTCCACGCTCCAGATGCCTGGGCCTTTCCCCTGGTTGAACATGGCGCTGGCCGGAATGCGGGCGGTCTGGAGGCTGGCTGGTTCGGAGAGATGGAGCGTCGCCGTCATGCCGAGCCGCACGGAGGAGTCCGCGTCCGGCAGGGCATACCGCACGGCATAGGTTCTGGTGGCAGGATCGGCGGACGGAGATATTTCCCGCAGTGTCGCCCGGTAACGGACGTCACTGTTCGACCAAAGCGACGTTTCCGCTGGTTTCTCCTTGATGTCCTGGATATTTCTTTCAGGTATATCCACCAGCACTTCCAACGCGCCCTTGCGGGCCACGGTGACGACGCTTTGTCCCTGGGATACCACCTGCCCGGCCTCGGCGCTCACCTTCGTGACCACGCCGTCGTTGCTGGAGACCAACCGGGCATACCCGAGTTGACTTGTCGCCAGTTTGAGCGAGCGGTCCGCTTTCTCCAGACGCGCCCGGGCTTCCTCGGCTGACAAATGCTTGAGATCGTATTCGGACTGGCTCACCACGTTTTTGGACAACAGGGTGGCATAGCGTCGTTCCTCGGTGATCGCCTGGTCCTTGTTGGATACTGCCGCATTGCGTTCAGCTTGAGCGCTTTCCATCGAGAGCCGGAGGTCTTTCTCGTCGAGAGTCGCCAGAATCTGACCTTCACGAACATGGTCCCCAACATCCACCGAGCGTTTTTCGATGCGCCCGCCCACCCGGAAAGATTCCTGGGTCTCGTGGCGGGCCACAATGACGCCAGGATAGGAGCGGTTAGCCGCGCCCATATCCAGGCTGATCCGCATGGTCTTTACGACGGGATGGATCGGTGGGCTCGATTTTGCTTCCTGACACCCGGAGAGAAGAAGGCATAAGGCTGTTGCAAGAAGCAATGCATGGCCAAAGAACATCGGGTGTCTTGGGTGGAAGTTATTTGCGTGGATAAGCATGGTTGATCATGTCCCTACTGTTATGTCTTCAAACGGATCGACTCGATGGCATGCGGCTTTCAGTCTTCTGGTACAGAAACGGAAAAGCCTCAGGGCGACCAGATTCATGCGTTCATCATGCGAGAAAAAACAGCCTGATGCAGCCAGCGTGGCGTTGCCCATACAAAGCAAACGATAGCCTTGTTGGCCCAGCCCGGCACGACGCTTTTGCGTCCGGATTCGAGCGCGCGGATACCGGCGCGCACGACGGGCGCCGGCTGCATCATCAGGAGCTTCAAGCCGGGCGTGATCTTCTGTTTGGCCGCTGCGGCGAATCCGGTGTCCGACATGCCGGGGCAAAGCGTCGTCACGGTGATTCCATGCGGTTTGAGTTCGCGATGCAGGGCTTCGCCCAAGCGCAAGACGTAGGCCTTGGCAGCCGAATAGACCGCGAAGTTCTCCATGCCCAGGTAGGC encodes:
- a CDS encoding efflux RND transporter periplasmic adaptor subunit, with the protein product MRISLDMGAANRSYPGVIVARHETQESFRVGGRIEKRSVDVGDHVREGQILATLDEKDLRLSMESAQAERNAAVSNKDQAITEERRYATLLSKNVVSQSEYDLKHLSAEEARARLEKADRSLKLATSQLGYARLVSSNDGVVTKVSAEAGQVVSQGQSVVTVARKGALEVLVDIPERNIQDIKEKPAETSLWSNSDVRYRATLREISPSADPATRTYAVRYALPDADSSVRLGMTATLHLSEPASLQTARIPASAMFNQGKGPGIWSVDPQSGELKFRSVTVDRYSERDAFVHGQLANGDIIVTSGVQKLDEGMRVRLADAPQGDVR